The Bacillota bacterium nucleotide sequence AAACCTGCTTCCCAAGAGGTTTTTAATCTACTTGGCCGCCCGGATGTTGACGGACGTCGGCGCTGGGTGGGATCAGGGGACAGGGCAAAGAAAGATTTCAGACCGCAAGTACCTGAAGGACAAGTTCGGCTGGACCGAAAAAGTGTATAGTTGTACTGGTGACTGGTGGCCCAAGTTCCTTGGATTGCTCGAAACCCTGACCGAGAAGCAGCTCATGGAAGTTATTCTTGAGTGGCCGGCGGTGGCGCAGGGCCTGAGGGGCGCGGAGGAATGGTTTTTGAAAAAAAGTTCTTGACAAAGTTTCGACACGACTGCTAAGATTTTTCGTAGCAGAATCTTGTGATCAGAACTAAAGCATAATTTCGTTACAGAATCGGGTAGATCCTTGGGACTGAGCAAGGTCTTGGGATCGCAAATATTACCCAGAAGGGAAGAAAGCCCACTAACTTTTCCACAACTGTGACAGATTGCGGCCACGGTTAACAGCCGAGGGTTTAGCTTTTTGTCCAGTGTGGGGCAGTTAGCGGGCTTTTTGTTTTGGGGTGGGGTGTGTCATGACGGGCGGGCGTAAGCCCGGGTTGACCGACAAACAGAGAGCGTTCGCCGTAGAATACCTGGTGGATCTTAACGCAACCCAGGCGGCGATCCGCGCGGGATATAGTCCCTCGTGGGCGGTAAAGTGCGCGGCCAAGTTGCTGCAAAAGCCGCACATCGCCGCGGAGATTCAGAGGGGTATGGACGCCCGAAAAAAACGGGCGCAGGTAACAGCGGAGAGTGTGATCGGCGAGCTTGCCGACATAGCTTTTTCTGCCGGCCGCCGGGATAAAGTCAAGGCATTGGAGCTTTTAGGCAAGTATCTGAGATTATTTGTTGACCGGATGGAGGTTACGCACGAGTTCGGGGAGCAGGTTGTCGCGCTGCTGGTGGGCGCGGTCTGTCGGGTGTGCGGTGACTGCCCACGACGGAATCAGATCGCCGATGAGCTGGAAAAGGTCGGGAGGACTGACTGAGATGGCTGGGGTGACGATGGGAATTGTGGTGGGGAACCTGGCGCGTGCGCTGCGCGTTGACAACCGTCCCATCCTACGCTGGATCGGCGAAAACGAAATGGTCAGCGAAAAGGGTATCCGGCTGGAGCTTTACAACCGCGCTTTCCTGCGGGAGATTTTCGAAGACGAGTCTCCCGAGCAGGTCGTCCCGAAGTGCAGCCAGGTTGGGCTAACTACGCTACAGATCATCAAAACGGCCTTTTTCGCCAAGCGGTACGGGTACGGTGTAATCTACACCCTGCCGACGCGGGATCTCGTCAGCGAGTTCCACGAAACGAAGGTCCTGCCGATGATCGAGAAAAACGAGGCGCTGCGGCCTAGTGGGACGGACAAGGTCGGCGCGAAGCGGTTCGGCAGTGGATTTGTTTTGTACCGTGGGACATTCGGCGAGCGGCAGTCAATTATGGTCAGTTCGGACCTAAATGTCTATGACGAAGAGGATCGGTCGAACCTGGCCGTAATCGAGGGGTTAGAAAGTAGGCTACAGGCGAGTCAGTACGCCGGACAGTGGCACTACTCAAACCCGACGGTGCCGAATGTCGGGGTTGATAAAGTTTGGCAGCAGAGCGACCAGAAACACTGGTTCGTTCGCTGTCCCGGCTGCGGGAAACGGCAGTATCTTTCCTGGCCGGACAGCGTTGATATAGACGCGGAGCAGTATGTCTGCGTCAAGTGCAAGCGAGTTCTCGATGATGATACCCGCCGGCGCGGGGTGTGGGTGCCAAAATGGGCAGGGAAGAGTATTTCGGGGTACTGGATTAGTCAGATGATGGCGCCGTGGAAGTCAGCGGCGGACGTGATCTGGGCATTCCGAAATAAGACCGAGGACTATTTTTACAACTTCGTGTTGGGCCTGCCGTTTGCGGGCGGGCCAACGGCGGTTGGACGCGGGGACATTCTTAAAAACCTGAGTGCAGCTGCAAACGACGGCGTCAGCGCGTGCATGGGCGTTGACCAGGGTAAGGTTCACCACTGCATTATCGGCAATCACAAGGGGCTATTCCGGTTCGTCGTGGCGAAGACTTGGGAAGAGGTCAAGGGCCTGATCACGCAGTATGACGTCCGGTGCTGCGTAATTGACGGCAATCCGGACAAGGATGAGGCGACGAAGTTAAGAGAAGCATTTCCGTTCCGGGTTTACCTGAACTTCTACGTCGACGACCCGAAGCGGCCGAAGGACCTCGAACCGGTTGATCGCGGCCGGGACGCCGAGGGTGTCCTGCTGGCCGAGCGGACGCAGGTCATCGACCGCGTGATTAAGGATTTTAAGGCCGGTAAGATCCTGATTACGCCGCACGATCCGGTAGATCCGTACCAGCTAGAAGAGTACGCGAAGCATTGGGCGGCGCTGTACGAGGTGCGGAGTACGGACAAGATGGGGAACGAGGTCCGGCGGTGGGCG carries:
- a CDS encoding terminase small subunit gives rise to the protein MTGGRKPGLTDKQRAFAVEYLVDLNATQAAIRAGYSPSWAVKCAAKLLQKPHIAAEIQRGMDARKKRAQVTAESVIGELADIAFSAGRRDKVKALELLGKYLRLFVDRMEVTHEFGEQVVALLVGAVCRVCGDCPRRNQIADELEKVGRTD
- a CDS encoding phage terminase large subunit family protein; this encodes MAGVTMGIVVGNLARALRVDNRPILRWIGENEMVSEKGIRLELYNRAFLREIFEDESPEQVVPKCSQVGLTTLQIIKTAFFAKRYGYGVIYTLPTRDLVSEFHETKVLPMIEKNEALRPSGTDKVGAKRFGSGFVLYRGTFGERQSIMVSSDLNVYDEEDRSNLAVIEGLESRLQASQYAGQWHYSNPTVPNVGVDKVWQQSDQKHWFVRCPGCGKRQYLSWPDSVDIDAEQYVCVKCKRVLDDDTRRRGVWVPKWAGKSISGYWISQMMAPWKSAADVIWAFRNKTEDYFYNFVLGLPFAGGPTAVGRGDILKNLSAAANDGVSACMGVDQGKVHHCIIGNHKGLFRFVVAKTWEEVKGLITQYDVRCCVIDGNPDKDEATKLREAFPFRVYLNFYVDDPKRPKDLEPVDRGRDAEGVLLAERTQVIDRVIKDFKAGKILITPHDPVDPYQLEEYAKHWAALYEVRSTDKMGNEVRRWANSGPDHWAHASVYWWEAMRMHAGELLPAVPSKEE